CACGAGAAGCCTGTTCTCGACTCTGTGTCGCCACGTAGCGAAAACCATCGTCATGTTTCTTTCGCTGCAACCAGCCACGTTTCTCTAGACGATCGACTTGATTCAAGACAGTCGTCCGTGTCACTTCTCTTTGCTCGCATATTTTCTCCCAGATCTCCGTCACCGTCATTCCAACCTTCGGTCCGTTCCAAATCACTTCGAGAATCTGGTATTGCGCCGCTGTTAATGTCCCCTCGGCATTCGTCATTTTGTGAACTCCCTGAGCATGACCAGTTAAACGACATGTGTCGTCAGTATACACAAACGACAACTGTCGTCAACAGCAATATGAGAGAAAAAAGGAAATCTAAAAACGAAAGGGACGCTAGTCACGGCATGATTAAGGAAAATAGTCCTTTATTGATTTCTGCACACCGAGCTGAGCGGTACGGCGCTAGCCGCCGGTATTATGACTCTTGCTTTTTGACCGGTGGCTAGCGCCATTCCGCTCAAGAAGAAGGTAAAAAAGCCTCACTCATTGATTCCGATGAGGCCATCGTCATTCAGTCTTCCTGCAACGCCTTAGTCAGCGGTTTTCCTTCAGCAGTAGGCAGTTTCACCCCCAACAGCTTTGCGATGGTGGGAGCCACATCAAGACTCTGGACCTTGCCAAGTTTGGTGCCTGGCTTAATACCGTAACCTGAGATGACCAGTGTTCCGAGCATGTCCGGGTCATCGGGAAGATAACCGTGCGTCCCTCCTTTGGTCTTACGCGGGGCCACTACTTCATCGCCTGACTGACTGTTCGAGAACGAATAACCTGATTTCGCCGCCAGCCACAAGTCCGGTGCATGGGAATCTTGTTCTGGTGTGGGCTGACCGAGCTTCGTATATTCATCGGCACCGAGTACTGACTGAACTCCCTCTACCGTTTCAAGTTTTTTCTTCAGACTCTTGATGGTTTCCGCGCGATTTGCGTCATCCAGAACATAGACCATGCAGGCCCCCCCTTGTGCCAGACAATAGGCCTGTTTTTTCTCTTTGGACAACAAGCCTTCCTTTTTAAGCAGCACATTCGGTCGGATATCTTTCGTAATCGGATAGAAACCATGATCGCTGGCAATCACAAAAGTCGTCTTTTCACCGTAGGGAGAGAGTTTCACCGCTTCCACAAGGTCTCGCAGACGATCATCGGCATAGCTGGCCGACCAGTAGGCCTCAGGGCTCCTGGGACCATGTTTGTGCTCAACATGATCGACCTCGACGAGGTGAATCAACAACAAATTGGGCGGATGATTTTGGAACAGATGCCGAGCCATGCGGGTATACAGCCAATCCCGTTTCACACCCCCGCCGCTCTCACGCGTCCATGCACCATGCAGATCAACGGGCAAACCGGCTTCCCGCAATTCGTCCAGCCAGACTTTCGTTCCATACTTCGGCCAGGCCTCTTTGCCAAACATGTCCGGCACGGTCCAATCGAGCGTGCGGGCGTTGCGGCTCGCGGGCCAAATAATTCCTGCAGTCACCAACCCTGCCCGATGTGCGACATCATATATGGTAGGCACCTTGACAATCTGATCCTTGTCGAACAGGGGATCGGGAATGAACGGCACTGGAGAGGCACTTTTGCGGTCCAGATAGTTATTCCCAATGACTCCATGTTTAGCAGGCGTTGTGCCGGTAACCAGTGTGGTATGATTGGGCCAGGTAACCGTAGGAAACGAGCAAACGATCCCGTCAGCGCGTGCACCATTTTTTGCCAGTTTTTTTAACGTCGGCATATCTGCCAGAGGATCATCCAGATAAAAATTTGCCAGTCCGTCCACACTCACTAGGACCACACAACGATCATCATGCGCTTCCGCAGAGTGAGAAACCGTTTCCAGGTTAAATATTACTAAACTGGTCAGGATGAAACCAATAAGTTTTCCGTACATTGACGATGTCTCCAAAGCTTGTATTAAAACTACTCAGTCATTCGGCCTAACTTGTTGGTCAGGCTCACATCCATTGTGTGACACCCGCGTAGTCAATGCAACCAAGATTATTCTCTCGTTATGAACAATTTATTATCTTTGAAGTCTTGCTTGCCTCTTTCATACGGTATTCTGTACCATGAACACTCACTATAAAATCATGATCAGGCTAAGTTTTTCTGCAGATCTCTCCTGATACTCGAACAGGTCTACTGAGCAGAAATAGCATGCACAAAATCTTTTCCATTTACTTAACAGTCTGTGTCTTCGCGTTGCTGCAAAATGCGAGTGCCGCTGAAGTAATTAATGCGGGTGTCGGAGGCAATCGTAGTTCCCAACTGCTGAAACGTCTCAATCGAGATGTGCTTGCGCATCATCCCACAGTTGTTGTGCTGATGGTGGGCACCAATGACCGGCTCAATTCCGGCGGCTTTGTCGAAGCAAAGGCCTACAAACAGAATGTGAATACTCTGATTGATCGAATCGAGGCCAGTGGCGCGAAAGTATTACTGATGACCCCACCCCCATGTATTCCAGAATTGCTGTTCAGCAGACATGATCCTGAAAATTTTTCTGATCAATCGCCCGTTGAACGAATGCAGGAAGTACGCTCCATTCTGCTAGACATCTCCCAAAAGCGAAAGATCCCTTTGCTCGATTTTCATCAGTATCTCATACAAAACAAGATCGCGGATCAACAGAAAACCAGCGTCATTCGCAATGTTGCCAATAGTGGTCTGAAAGATGGCGTCCATCTGACTCCACAAGGTTATCAACTTCTGGCAAAACTGATTGCACAAAAGCTGCTCATGGAAAATCTGAATATTAAGAAAGTCATCTGTTTCGGTGATAGCCTGACATAAGGCTCTGCCAAAGTAAATTATCCGGCCTACCTCAAAAAGATCCTGGCGGATCAATCGAAATTGACAGAGTAAAAGCACCAGATACTTTTTTCAGATCTTTCTGAGTAATCGGTATAATCAGGCTCTATAACCTGTATAGCAGGAGTATGCGTCAAGATTCATATCAAAATAAAATCCGATATCTCCTTTAGTCACAGAAAGGAATTCTCCTCCGTCGAAAATCTATATACATATCAACACAAAAATGGAGTTATTTGTCGGTTTATTCAGTCATAGAAGATCAGCATGAGACGGAACTCACAACAATCGAGATCTCGAATTCTGATCGGTTCAGGTCTGTTGATTCTACTTGCGCTCCATGGAACATCCACAGCTTTTGCGCAAGATTTTACCCCACGCTTCGGACACCACACACAAACTCCAGAGAACGGCGTGGATGAAAATTTTTCTGACTTCCGTGCCTTTATCCCTTTTGGTGATGAAGACCTGCTGCTCTTTTTCGACACACGATTGCTGGTCGATCATAATTCTGAATTTGGCTTTAACCTGGGAACCGGACTCCGCGGACAACTTGGGCTCGATGGTTTTTGGGGAATCAATGTCTTCACCGATCAACGCCGGACTGCTTTCTCCACATACCGTCAGGTCGGTTTTGGTTGGGAGCTGATGTTCGAGCGTCTGCAGTTCCGTAATAACTTTTATGTTCCTGTAGGCCGGGATCGTACGATTCTTTCAACTGGTTTGGGAGGCAGCGGAACAGGAACACTGCTGTTTGAAAACAATTCCCTGCTCTTTGATACCTTGATTGGTCAAAAGTCACAGATTGAACAATCATTGCGAGGCTTCGACTGCGAGGTTGGTGGAGAACTTGCTGAAGATCTCATCGACGGGACCACTATCAGTGGTTATCTCGGCGCCTATTATTACGATAACCCCGGCCTCACAGATGCCCCTGGTATTTCAGGACGGTTGAACACAAATTTTTCCAATAGTGTCGTTCTCAATCTGGGAATTCAGCATGATCGTTTCTTCAAAACGCAAATCACTTTTGGAGCGACACTTTACACCGATATTCTGAAAAGAGATCGACCAGCGTTTCGCCGCTCATCCTATGCTTTAATGAACGACCCCGTATATCGAAAGTCCGCGATCACTGTCGCACAAGGCATCATCGGCCCCCCACCGGTGCAAGGTCATGTCACGCTCATCAATCCGGACGGAAGTGCCTTACGGGTTGTACATGTCAATAGCGCAGCCCCCCATGGCGGCGATGGCACCTATGAAAACCCGCTCAACATCCTGGGTGATATTTTCGCGAATTCCCAAACCGGTGACAATGTTTATCTTTATTCCGGTAGCACTTTTTCTGGAGAAGGAACGTTGCAGCTTCAGGATGGTCAGCGTCTGTTCGGTGAAGGTGGTAACTTCGCAAGCAAGGTCAACACCTTGCAACTGGGATCTGTGGCCCTGCCGGCGGGTAATGGCTTAGGTGGTATGATTCCCATCATTAAAAACTCAACAAATAACGCGATTGAACTCGCAAATAATACTCTTGTCTCGAACCTGTCAATCATCGACCCAACTACGGGAGCTGGCATCTTAGGAAATAACGTCGCAAGCTCAGTGATCGACAATGTGATGATCAGCACCACAGCAGATAATGTAGCTGGCATCCACCTGCAGGGCACTTCTGTTGTGACCGTCGATCACGACAGTAAGATCACCACTAACGGAAAAGATGCATACGGCATTCTTGTACAAAACACATCCCGGGCAACGGTTGACAACAGTAGTACGATTACCACTCATGGAGACACCGCATATGGTATCTTTACCCAGGATACTTCTGCTGTGATGGTCGATCATGGCAGTAGCATCACCACTAACGGGCTCAATGCATACGGTATCCATACTGTAGATTCATCCCAAGCGACAGTTGATAATGGTGGTAGTATCACCACGCATGGGCACTCCGCATACGGCATCTATACGCTGAACTCCTCGAAAGCGACGCTTACCAATAACAGTAACATCACCACCAACGGACTCGATGCATTTGGCATCTATGCACATGACTCATCCACAATTACCGTTGACAATAATAGTAACATCACCACCAATGGAGACGGTTCAGACGGCATTTATACGCAAGGTACTGTCGTAAAGGTCGAGCATGGTAGTAACATTACCACCAATGGAGACAACGCATTCGGCATCTCGTTGATCGGCTCATCCCAGGCGACAATCAATCACAGCAGTAGTATCACAACTCATGGAAATACTGCATATGGTATCTATACGCAAGACACCTCTGAAGTGACGGTCGATAATGGTAGTAGTATCACCACCCACGGAAACACCGCATATGGTATTTATGCGCTGAACTCATCCAGAGTATCGGTTTTTAACGGCAGTAATATTACCACTAGTGGCGAAGATGCAATTGGCATCTATGCGCTGAACTCATCCCGTGTGTTTCTCTCTTCGTTTTTTGATGCCGGTACTAGTATCATCACCCATGGAGAGAATGCATACGGTATCTTGTCACGGGACGATACTTATCTAGAAATTTCTAACAGTAGTATTACCACCAATGGAAATGGTGGCTTTGGCATCTTTCATTTTCATAACTCCGAAGTAGATATCGGTCAAGGCAGTAACATCACCGCCAACGGGCTCAATACCAACGCCATCGTGTCGCAGGGTGAAAGTCGTATAAGGATTACAGATTCCAGTACCGTCTTCTCTGATACAGGAATTGGTATCCAAGCGTCAGATAATGCCAACCTAACTGTTTTGGGATCTGAAATTATTGCCCCCAATGACGTAAGCATCCTTGCTGAAGCAAATCACGGATTCCAGATGGTGACTATCGAAGTTTTGGGCAACGTACTAGGTAATCCAGCCGGTACTGGTAGTATCAGGTTACATACAGGTTTAGTTACTAGAATAAACGTGACGGGTGCAGGCAACATCACCGAACTTGCCACGGCAAACGGCATTTCGCCAGCAAATATCTTTATAACCGGTCACGGGAATATTGACTTCTTCCCCTAAGGTCGAAGCTTTGACGAGAATTAATAAAAATATCCTGAACCGAAAAATGACTTTTTGTATTTTGTAGTAAAGTGATTATATTTTCGGATTCGTACTTTTCAGCGTTACTCATCATATTCAAGAATGATCCTGGAGCCGACCACGTCGGTGAAAACATTGACGCTGATCTCAATACCATCTTTGGCGAACTCGGTATAGAGTCGTTTACTGCTGACGATAGGGCGTCGCGTTTCGCGATAGCCTTTATCGCGCAGCTGCTGGCTAAAATAGTCAAACGCTTTCTGCAGTTCGAAGCTCGACTTAAACGTACAACGATCGTCACCATCGTACTTCAGAGACTGAATATTCTCAGGAAGTTGAATTTCTTTCTGCAGAAAAAGATGCCCTTTTGGTTGCGCAATACCCAGAGCAGCAAGGGCCGCAGGGTCATTTGAGCCTTCAAACGAAAGTCCTTTGCAATCCATGTCGACTTTGATTCCCTTCGATCGTTCATTCAGGCTCAACTCAACTTCTGCTTTGCCATTTTTAAAGGTCACATCAATCGAATCTTCCTCTATTTCTTTCTCAGCGACTTTCCAACCGCGCTTAGCCATTTCGATTTGATAGAACCTCGTTAGCTTCGCGAGCGTAGAAGGACTGGTAAAGCTGATGTCCTTGAACTTGGCATCAAATTCCAGTTTTTGTGCATCGGCTGGGAACGGTAAGCGAAATGCATCAGCCTTGAAATCAATTTCCTGAGCGATGTCAACGTCCACCCAGCCTTTGGCAAGTGCCTTTTGTTTCATCCGCTTCTTTCGTTCTGCTTCGCTACGCATTGCTCTTTCAGCGGCCTCTTTTTTGGCAATTTCCGCTTTGAATTGAGCCAACTGTTGTGTTGCCTTCTTCTCGTCGTTCAAATGGGCATCGGAAACCGGCTGTACTCGAATATTCCGGTAATAAGTAGGCGCCTTAAAAAATCCGGGGACAGATTTGATAGCAAACGCCCCCTTGGTCCGGTTCAGACCGTCAATCTGATTCACTACCACATCATTGATAATAACCGTGAGTCGTTTCCCACGGCTGATCAACTTCAAACGGTTCCATTCGCCCAAGTCCTTTTCCACTTTCTTGGGAAGCTTGGGCGCCCGGAAGGCCCACTTCTTTGGGTCTGTAGAAGGTTTCACATCACGAAAATAAACCGCACCGATATCATTGTTGATTGATACTTCGACCGATTTCGGAGCCGAAAAAGCACCTGGTTCATCGATCGTATGAATGTAAACCGAACTTGCGGCCCCAACGGTGACTCCATTCTTCACACGTTTCGCCCGCCATTCAAGTGTGAGTACGTAGTCTTCGAACTGCCCCTTGTGCATCAAGAAACTTTTAGAAGCGCCAGTACAAACCAGTAATCCGTTCTGGACCACCCAGGCATCACTCAACTCCACTGCTGGTTTATCGCCCTGGCGATGATAAGACCAACCATCAAGGTCTTTCCCGTTAAAGAGCACAGTGTCTTCAGCACTCGCTGATACCGAAAACACGACTAAAGACAACACGATACCAGGCAATTGATAAGTCTTGCGCATAGCGATTCCTCACCGAAGATGAATTGTTATGCCCGCGTCTAGCGTGTAATAGTTTAACGCTTGTGAAGTGACATTGTAAACAATATCACGAAGAACATGCACAGGAAAGCAATAAAGGTTTAATAGTCTTAGGTCTGGGCTTTTTACTCTACTCTGCATTCCAGACAACACCAAATACACTTGATATGTTAATCAAATTAGTTCGCGCATCGGTTCGATCCCCTGGTCGACCAGATACTGTGGTGTGCCACTGGTATCGAAGATGCGGGTACCGTTGAGGTCCAAGCCGACATTGCGGTATAGCGTGGCAAAGACTTCCTGGAATTTGACGGGGCGATCAATCGCATATTCGCCGTTGCGGTTGGTTTTGCCGATCACCTGACCGGTCTGCATACCGCCACCAGCGAGCATCGCACAAGAGACTTTCGGCCAATGGTCGCGGCTGTTATTTCGATTGATCTTCGGCGTGCGTCCGAACTCACCCCAAACCACTACCGAAACATCTTTGTCGAGTCCGCGTTCGTGAAGATCAGTTACCAAAGCAGAGAGACCCTGGTCGAGTAGTGGAAATTCTTCTCGAGACTTGGGAAAGTTCATACCATCGGGACCGTGCCAGTCCCAACGGCTGTAGTTCAAAGAAACAAACCGGGCTCCCGCTTCGACCAGTCGCCGCGCCAGACAGAAATTTTCGATCATCCGGGGCGCACCATCGCGTTGAAATGTTTCATCACTTTTACCGTAACGAGCAAGAATTTTTGGATCTTCTTTCGATAGATCCAATGCATCGGCCAGTTTCGAGGTAGTCAAAATATTCATCGCCTGTTGACCATATACATCCATACTTTCCATCAAGCCCGAAGTGTCGGCGTCTCGACGAAACGTATCAAACGCGCGCTGTAACTGAACCCGGTCTTGTAAACGTTCGAGTGTGATCCCCTGCAGAATCATATTCTCAGGTGAACTACGCGCTTTACGCCCTACCAGATTGAACGGCGAATGTTGAACTCCCAGAAAGCCACCCGTACCAGGTTGGCCCCAAGTGCCGTTACCCGTTTTATACATCAAAGCCACGTTCGACGGGACGGCTGCATTGACTGGACCTTGTAGATTCGAGACAAAGGCTCCCGCTGCCGGCCAGCCTCCGGGTGGCTTGCGACTATTGAAACGCCTGCCTGTCATACATTGATAGGCATCGTGCCTGCCGTCGGCATCAGAGATAGAACGCACGGGAATGAACTTGTCCATCATGGCAGCCATTCGCGGGAACAGTTCACAGATTTGAATTCCGGGTACATTCGTTTGAATCGGGTTGAACTCGCCACGTATTTCTATAGGCGCATCCGGCTTAGGGTCCCACAAATCAATGTGTGATGGACCACCGGGCATATAAATATTGATAATCGCTTTGTGATTGCTGCCAGTTCGGCTCTCGGTTTCGGCCTTGAGCACACCCGGTAGTGAAATCCCACCAAGGGCCATGCCTCCGATTTTCAAGAAGCTGCGGCGAGAAACACCATCACAAAATGAACCGTTCTTCGCAGTCGGTTTACCAAGAATCGTCAGCATGAAATCTCTTCCCTGGAAACAAAGAATCGCAAAGCCCATTAATCAACATAAAAGGATGTTGATATGATACCAGAGATGGATTTCTGAATCAAACGGAATTGAATCGGATGATTCCAGAGTTCTCGAATCCGCTTAATCTCCTTCTTACAGCGATACTTTTTCCACCACTTGAGATACAATAAGTACTAAAAACTAAGACAGTTTTTCCTTAATTTTCGTGGAATCAAAAAGATTATATGGGGTTCAGCTCAATACTTAACGACTCATTTTGACCGTTTGGCTCGATCTTGACTGTGATTGGTGATTTCACAGCATCCGAATAGAGAGTTGGAATACGATCCTTCTTGTCCACAGTTTGAATTGGCTCAGAGGGAGCTGGCTCAAAGTTTTTCCCTGTTTCAGTTCCGTCACTATCTTCTGCTACAGTTTCTGGCTCTTGCACCGTTGTTTGATAAACGACGACTCGGAATTCCCCAGCAATTGAACCATCTCCCTCATCATAAGTTGACATCACAAATGAGCCATCCTCTTTGATAATTCCACCAGCCATCTTACCTTTTTGTGCTGAGATGGGAGTAAATGAAATAGCCCCACCTCCCACCATGGGCTTGTCATCATAGAGAACAACACCACCAGTGGGATAAACAGGTAAGCTATCATCACCACCGCAGCCGGTCATCATGACTGACAAGTTCAGAAAAAAACAGAGAGCGTAAGTTCGTCGTTTAAATGAAATCATTGTGCTTCTTCGAACTAAAAGACCTCGACGCAACGTACCCTTTGTAAGGAACATTACAAGTCGAATTCAAAATGAATAGAAACTGAGTGAATCGAATACGAGATGCTAATGGTTCCGATCAGAAACCTTCCACCACTTCGCGACCACCTCGTGTACCCAGGGCTTGCCAGAGTGTTAAGTCGATGTTCTCAGAGAAAAAACGTACTGAGCCATCTGCCATCGCCCCTTGAACGCCACCAATGTGATAACTGCGTGCCGCCGAATACATCTCGGTATAAGGCGAACCAATCTGGACACATTGCATGTCTTCAGCGGGGAAACTGCGGCAGCCCCAAATACCATCGGGAGTAGAGCTGTTTGGTCCAGTCTGAGTGCTGAAAACGTTACCTCCCATGACTCCATACGCCCAGGTACCACGCGTATCCTGACTGGATGGTCCAGTAGAATCTTGCAAACGGAATTTAAGCTCACTCAATGCCAGCGTGTTTGAAGTGCCATCAATAATATCTCGCATACCAATGCTGGAGTTATTGCCAAAGACGCCCCCGACACTCCCATTGTTTGTATGAATCCGGCCATAGCCTGCTTTGCCGTAGTTGGCTGCATAATTACCGCGGGCTAAATGTTCCAATCCAGTTCCATTGGCAAACTGTTCTTTATTTTTAGGATGTGAGGGACAAAGCATTGAGTTGATTTGTTTGCTGCCGACGTCCATTCCTTGAGAGGTATACGTTCCATTTCCCAGCCAATCGAGAACTTCCGGTCGTTCATTCGCAATCGTCATGAAATCATCAAACATAGCCGACTGCTCAAGGTCTGCCAGCAACATCAAAATCCATGAACCACCAATGGCAGCTGTTCCAGACCCATGAGCGCCATTTGGATTATCGCCTCGTCCGTTTACGCTCCCAGGAGGAAACACCGAATAGGTCGAGTGATAGTTGTGTAATGCCAGGACGAGTTGTTTCAAATTATTTTTACAAGAAGAACGTCGGGCTGCTTCACGTGCCTGCTGGACTGCAGGAAGTAATAGAGCAATCAAGATCGCAATGATGGCAATCACGACCAACAATTCGATTAAAGTGAATGCAAAACGACGATGAAGCCCGGGAACAGTTCGGCAAGACGAATGAGTTCGCATCGTGAATTCCTTATTTTGAAAAATGTGGATAGAAAAGTCCGCAAATCAGGGTAAATACTGAAACACTACTTAAACTATGGTATAAAAGTAATGTTTAATAATGACGCGGTTACGTTATCCATTGACTGTTTACACTTCAATGTCGATGTGCTCAGTACAATGACATTTAACTGATTGCTAACTTGAAGTTAACACAGATTGGGCTCTCTAATATTTTCATAAATATTTTATTAACAAATCGTGAAGAAACAGAGTAAAAGGGTACAAGCCATGAATCACAAACAGACACGACGAAGGTTTCTACAGAATTCAACCAAAGTTGCAGCAATCACGGCTGCAACATCAGCTTTAGGTGGAGTCCACACATTTGGTGCTGAGGTCCCGGAAAAACTAAACGTGGGAATTATCGGATGTGGCTCAATTATGGGACATCATGTCAAAGGGCTCGTCGCACGCAAAGAGCCGGTCTCCATTTCGTATCTGTGTGATGTCGATCCACGTCA
The Gimesia aquarii DNA segment above includes these coding regions:
- a CDS encoding BlaI/MecI/CopY family transcriptional regulator, producing the protein MTNAEGTLTAAQYQILEVIWNGPKVGMTVTEIWEKICEQREVTRTTVLNQVDRLEKRGWLQRKKHDDGFRYVATQSREQASREIAEEFVDSYFAGSASDLLMSLLGTKKLKPAEITRLREILNSKSSNRKTKK
- a CDS encoding alkaline phosphatase family protein, translating into MYGKLIGFILTSLVIFNLETVSHSAEAHDDRCVVLVSVDGLANFYLDDPLADMPTLKKLAKNGARADGIVCSFPTVTWPNHTTLVTGTTPAKHGVIGNNYLDRKSASPVPFIPDPLFDKDQIVKVPTIYDVAHRAGLVTAGIIWPASRNARTLDWTVPDMFGKEAWPKYGTKVWLDELREAGLPVDLHGAWTRESGGGVKRDWLYTRMARHLFQNHPPNLLLIHLVEVDHVEHKHGPRSPEAYWSASYADDRLRDLVEAVKLSPYGEKTTFVIASDHGFYPITKDIRPNVLLKKEGLLSKEKKQAYCLAQGGACMVYVLDDANRAETIKSLKKKLETVEGVQSVLGADEYTKLGQPTPEQDSHAPDLWLAAKSGYSFSNSQSGDEVVAPRKTKGGTHGYLPDDPDMLGTLVISGYGIKPGTKLGKVQSLDVAPTIAKLLGVKLPTAEGKPLTKALQED
- a CDS encoding SGNH/GDSL hydrolase family protein, giving the protein MHKIFSIYLTVCVFALLQNASAAEVINAGVGGNRSSQLLKRLNRDVLAHHPTVVVLMVGTNDRLNSGGFVEAKAYKQNVNTLIDRIEASGAKVLLMTPPPCIPELLFSRHDPENFSDQSPVERMQEVRSILLDISQKRKIPLLDFHQYLIQNKIADQQKTSVIRNVANSGLKDGVHLTPQGYQLLAKLIAQKLLMENLNIKKVICFGDSLT
- a CDS encoding inverse autotransporter beta domain-containing protein, with translation MRRNSQQSRSRILIGSGLLILLALHGTSTAFAQDFTPRFGHHTQTPENGVDENFSDFRAFIPFGDEDLLLFFDTRLLVDHNSEFGFNLGTGLRGQLGLDGFWGINVFTDQRRTAFSTYRQVGFGWELMFERLQFRNNFYVPVGRDRTILSTGLGGSGTGTLLFENNSLLFDTLIGQKSQIEQSLRGFDCEVGGELAEDLIDGTTISGYLGAYYYDNPGLTDAPGISGRLNTNFSNSVVLNLGIQHDRFFKTQITFGATLYTDILKRDRPAFRRSSYALMNDPVYRKSAITVAQGIIGPPPVQGHVTLINPDGSALRVVHVNSAAPHGGDGTYENPLNILGDIFANSQTGDNVYLYSGSTFSGEGTLQLQDGQRLFGEGGNFASKVNTLQLGSVALPAGNGLGGMIPIIKNSTNNAIELANNTLVSNLSIIDPTTGAGILGNNVASSVIDNVMISTTADNVAGIHLQGTSVVTVDHDSKITTNGKDAYGILVQNTSRATVDNSSTITTHGDTAYGIFTQDTSAVMVDHGSSITTNGLNAYGIHTVDSSQATVDNGGSITTHGHSAYGIYTLNSSKATLTNNSNITTNGLDAFGIYAHDSSTITVDNNSNITTNGDGSDGIYTQGTVVKVEHGSNITTNGDNAFGISLIGSSQATINHSSSITTHGNTAYGIYTQDTSEVTVDNGSSITTHGNTAYGIYALNSSRVSVFNGSNITTSGEDAIGIYALNSSRVFLSSFFDAGTSIITHGENAYGILSRDDTYLEISNSSITTNGNGGFGIFHFHNSEVDIGQGSNITANGLNTNAIVSQGESRIRITDSSTVFSDTGIGIQASDNANLTVLGSEIIAPNDVSILAEANHGFQMVTIEVLGNVLGNPAGTGSIRLHTGLVTRINVTGAGNITELATANGISPANIFITGHGNIDFFP
- a CDS encoding DUF1080 domain-containing protein — protein: MRKTYQLPGIVLSLVVFSVSASAEDTVLFNGKDLDGWSYHRQGDKPAVELSDAWVVQNGLLVCTGASKSFLMHKGQFEDYVLTLEWRAKRVKNGVTVGAASSVYIHTIDEPGAFSAPKSVEVSINNDIGAVYFRDVKPSTDPKKWAFRAPKLPKKVEKDLGEWNRLKLISRGKRLTVIINDVVVNQIDGLNRTKGAFAIKSVPGFFKAPTYYRNIRVQPVSDAHLNDEKKATQQLAQFKAEIAKKEAAERAMRSEAERKKRMKQKALAKGWVDVDIAQEIDFKADAFRLPFPADAQKLEFDAKFKDISFTSPSTLAKLTRFYQIEMAKRGWKVAEKEIEEDSIDVTFKNGKAEVELSLNERSKGIKVDMDCKGLSFEGSNDPAALAALGIAQPKGHLFLQKEIQLPENIQSLKYDGDDRCTFKSSFELQKAFDYFSQQLRDKGYRETRRPIVSSKRLYTEFAKDGIEISVNVFTDVVGSRIILEYDE
- a CDS encoding DUF1501 domain-containing protein; translation: MLTILGKPTAKNGSFCDGVSRRSFLKIGGMALGGISLPGVLKAETESRTGSNHKAIINIYMPGGPSHIDLWDPKPDAPIEIRGEFNPIQTNVPGIQICELFPRMAAMMDKFIPVRSISDADGRHDAYQCMTGRRFNSRKPPGGWPAAGAFVSNLQGPVNAAVPSNVALMYKTGNGTWGQPGTGGFLGVQHSPFNLVGRKARSSPENMILQGITLERLQDRVQLQRAFDTFRRDADTSGLMESMDVYGQQAMNILTTSKLADALDLSKEDPKILARYGKSDETFQRDGAPRMIENFCLARRLVEAGARFVSLNYSRWDWHGPDGMNFPKSREEFPLLDQGLSALVTDLHERGLDKDVSVVVWGEFGRTPKINRNNSRDHWPKVSCAMLAGGGMQTGQVIGKTNRNGEYAIDRPVKFQEVFATLYRNVGLDLNGTRIFDTSGTPQYLVDQGIEPMRELI
- a CDS encoding DUF1559 domain-containing protein is translated as MRTHSSCRTVPGLHRRFAFTLIELLVVIAIIAILIALLLPAVQQAREAARRSSCKNNLKQLVLALHNYHSTYSVFPPGSVNGRGDNPNGAHGSGTAAIGGSWILMLLADLEQSAMFDDFMTIANERPEVLDWLGNGTYTSQGMDVGSKQINSMLCPSHPKNKEQFANGTGLEHLARGNYAANYGKAGYGRIHTNNGSVGGVFGNNSSIGMRDIIDGTSNTLALSELKFRLQDSTGPSSQDTRGTWAYGVMGGNVFSTQTGPNSSTPDGIWGCRSFPAEDMQCVQIGSPYTEMYSAARSYHIGGVQGAMADGSVRFFSENIDLTLWQALGTRGGREVVEGF